The stretch of DNA TTTATAATAAAACGATATCATTATACACATGATAGGATTAGTGATTTTACGGATGCAAGACAACATATAATGAATTTTTTTTAGGAGGCAAAAATCATGTTAAAAGATGTATTTATGGCTTTATCAAAAAACCAATTGCTGACGAGTGCGGCTAAAAAATATGGTTTGAAATTAGGCGCACAAACTGTTGTCGCTGGAACAAATGTTGAAGATACAATCAAAAGTATTCGTGAGTTAAACGCGTTGGGCATCAGTGCAACCGTTGATAACTTGGGCGAATTCGTTTTCGAAAGATCGGAAGCTTTGAAAGCTAAAGAAAGCATTTTGGAAGTAATCGAAGCAATTCAAGCAAATGGTGTGGACGCTCACATTTCTTTGAAACCAACTCAACTTGGTCTCGATATCGATTATGATTTCTGTTATGACAACTTACATGAAATCGTTGCTGCAGCGAGCAAGTATGACATGCACATCAACCTTGACATGGAAGATTATGGTCACCTTCAACCTTCATTTGATCTAATCGATACTCTTTCTGAACAGTACAGCAATGTCGGCACAGTAATTCAAGCTTACTTCTACCGTGCACAAGACGATATCGAAAAATATAAAGATATGCGTTTACGTATTGTAAAAGGCGCTTACAAAGAATCTGCTGAACACGCTTACCAAACAAAACAAGAAATTGATGCCAACTACATCAAACTGATTGAGTATCATTTACTGAATGGTAAATTCTCTTCAATCGCGACACATGACCACAATGTTATCAATCATGTGAAGAAGTTTGTAAAAGACAATCAAATTTCAAACGACAAATTTGAATTCCAAATGTTGTATGGTTTCCGCAAAGACATGCAAGTGGATTTAGCGAAACAAGGATACAACTTCTGCACATACGTACCATTCGGAGATGATTGGTATGGTTACTTCATGAGAAGATTAGCTGAACGTCCGCAAAACTTGAACTTGGTTGTCAAACAAGTATTCAATAAACGCACAAATACTGCTATCGGAGTCTTTGCTGGCGCTTTCGCATTGAGCCGTATTGTTTCAAAAAAGAAGAAGTAAAATAAGTGTACTGCCCTTTTTTAAGGGCAGTTTTTTTATGCCAATTCATCATTTTTTACCCATTGTACGGAGTCTTTAGACTCAAATGAAAAATCCCTCAATTTACCTGTATTTATGCAAAACTATCCATGGTAAATTAAGATGTATTTGAAAATAGTTTTATCCATTAATAGGAGGAAAGATCAATGTTTACTAGTCTTAAAAAATTTATTGCTGCTAGCTTAGTAGCTGTCCTGGCAGTATCTGCCATCGTTCCATCTGCTTCTGCAGCGGAACACCAATTTACGGATGTTAATTCAAGTTATGATGAAGCTGTCAGCTTCTTTTATGAATATGAATTAATCAAAGGAACAACTCCTACCACTTTCGGAACAGATTTAAATATCAAACGTGGAGATGCTGCTGTCATTTTGGCAAACACGCTTGGTCTTGATGTCGATAATGCACCATCTGCAGGATTCAAAGATTTAAACCCACGTGTCCAAGGTGCAGTAAATGCTTTGGCTGAAGAAGGAATTATCTCGGGAGTATCTAAAGATAAATTCGGTCCAGATCAACTGTTGAGCCGAGGCGCAATGGCGAAGTTATTGACTATTTCATTCGGACTTGAAGATTATGCAGAAACAACACCATTCACGGATGCTGTTGGGGTATTTACACCTTATATTGAAGCTTTATATGGCTCAGGAATCACAAATGGTAAAACAGCAACTTCATTTGGTACGAATGACAACATCAAACGTGGTGAATTTGCCAACCTTCTATACAATACAATTATGTTCTCTTTCTATATGCCTTTTGCAGAATCAGCTAAAATTCTGACTTCGACAACGATTGAAATCAAAATGGAAGAAGCTGCACCTAAAGAATATTCAGTTACAGAACTTGCAGAAATGTTCTTCATTGAAGCGTATTTCAAAGATGGTTCAGTAAAAGAACTTCAGTTTGTTGGAACTTCATTATCTGATGATCGTACAACTTTAGTAGTGGAACTTTCTGCAGACAGCTCATTGGCTGGCAAAAAAGGGAAAATCGAAATTGACGGATTGAATGAAATTGATTTTGATTACACAACACCTGTTGCACCACCAGTTGAAGAAACAAAATAATAAACATAACTCATCCTCAGATATTAATGAGGATGAGTTTTTTTGTGTTATTTGTCACGACCAGATGGATTTTTACACATTGTATAAGAATAAGCGTTTAATCTGTTGGAATGGTGGAAACCACTTATGAAAGACTTTTGTACATACAGATTACACGTTGACAGGAAACTCACCTTAAAGGAGAAGAAATACAATGGGAATTCATCGATTTTTTACGAGCATGAACGATTTAGAACGTATCATACGCTGTCCAGGAAAATTTAAATTTGAAGAGCATAATGTTGCCGCACATAGTTGGAAAGTGTCCCAATACGCCATGTTTTTTGCTACGATTGAAGAAAATAAAGGAGAAGTCATCGATTGGAAAGCGCTGTACGAGAAAACGATTAACCACGATTTCGCGGAAGTTTTCATTGGAGACATTAAAACACCAGTCAAACACGCCTCGCCTGAGCTGAAGCAAATGATTGCCCATGTGGAAGATAAAATGATGGAAAAATTCATATTGGAAGAAATCCCCGAAGAATTTCAACCCGTTTTCTTTCATCGTATGAAAGAGGGAAAAGATGCTACCATCGAAGGACGGATTCTTGAATTTGCCGATAAACTCGATCAGTTTTATGAGTCCTTTGCCGAATTGAAGCGAGGCAATACCGACCCAGAATTTATCCTCATGTATCAGGAAGCATTGACGAAATTAATAAAATTGCCGTTACCGGCAAGTGTTGCTTATTTCCGTGATATTATGCTCGAAGACGTGAAACGGGAAGATACGGCACTCGATGTTAAAGCATTTACTCTTAAAGTACTACAGACCCCATGACAAATTTAGCCTGTTTCATGAACATACTGGAAACGTAACTATATATTGATGTCTAGCCAACTCTGATAACCATGTTAGACTTAAAAGGTAGACGGAAGAGGATGCGCATCGTCTTTCGTCCTACAAATATTTCATATTATGTTTCAACACATAACCTACCTGTTTTGTGTTATGTGGTCTGTGGAAAAAACGTCCGGAGTGGTTGCCGGACGTTTTTTTATGTATTTTTTTACTAAGTCTTTTCAATATCCGCCTTAACGATTAAATTCATAAATATTCTCTACATAAACTTGATGCCAAACCATAAAGATAAGAATCGTCCAAAGCTTCCG from Paenisporosarcina sp. FSL H8-0542 encodes:
- a CDS encoding proline dehydrogenase family protein, whose translation is MLKDVFMALSKNQLLTSAAKKYGLKLGAQTVVAGTNVEDTIKSIRELNALGISATVDNLGEFVFERSEALKAKESILEVIEAIQANGVDAHISLKPTQLGLDIDYDFCYDNLHEIVAAASKYDMHINLDMEDYGHLQPSFDLIDTLSEQYSNVGTVIQAYFYRAQDDIEKYKDMRLRIVKGAYKESAEHAYQTKQEIDANYIKLIEYHLLNGKFSSIATHDHNVINHVKKFVKDNQISNDKFEFQMLYGFRKDMQVDLAKQGYNFCTYVPFGDDWYGYFMRRLAERPQNLNLVVKQVFNKRTNTAIGVFAGAFALSRIVSKKKK
- a CDS encoding S-layer homology domain-containing protein, translating into MFTSLKKFIAASLVAVLAVSAIVPSASAAEHQFTDVNSSYDEAVSFFYEYELIKGTTPTTFGTDLNIKRGDAAVILANTLGLDVDNAPSAGFKDLNPRVQGAVNALAEEGIISGVSKDKFGPDQLLSRGAMAKLLTISFGLEDYAETTPFTDAVGVFTPYIEALYGSGITNGKTATSFGTNDNIKRGEFANLLYNTIMFSFYMPFAESAKILTSTTIEIKMEEAAPKEYSVTELAEMFFIEAYFKDGSVKELQFVGTSLSDDRTTLVVELSADSSLAGKKGKIEIDGLNEIDFDYTTPVAPPVEETK
- a CDS encoding YfbR-like 5'-deoxynucleotidase — encoded protein: MGIHRFFTSMNDLERIIRCPGKFKFEEHNVAAHSWKVSQYAMFFATIEENKGEVIDWKALYEKTINHDFAEVFIGDIKTPVKHASPELKQMIAHVEDKMMEKFILEEIPEEFQPVFFHRMKEGKDATIEGRILEFADKLDQFYESFAELKRGNTDPEFILMYQEALTKLIKLPLPASVAYFRDIMLEDVKREDTALDVKAFTLKVLQTP